From the genome of Mastacembelus armatus chromosome 5, fMasArm1.2, whole genome shotgun sequence:
ACCGCTGTGGTCCTCCTGAAGTGGACGTCTTGTGATGAATGTCATTCCAGATCACCTGGTTATCCAAACCAGAAGTTCTGGACATCCCAACAGTGAAAACGAGCTTCTGGTCAAACGCCTTCTCCAACAGCCGCAGCACTTCTCTGCCCTCTCTGTTGTCTGGCAGATATGCTGTTCTAGTAATACCATGGTAAGGCTGTCCAGGCTTAGGGTGGTTTTTCTGCAAAGTGAAAGGTGGATTATATTTGACAGCTTTATTAGCAAATAAAAAATTAGAACACagctgacattgttttttttttttcccacatagTTAAATTAGGGAATTTACCGTCTGTCGTCCACTTGGAATAGAGTAGGTGATCTCTATGGTGCCACATTTTGAGAATCCAGGGAGGGAAAAGGAACTTGTCATCCATGACATGCGTCCATCTGGCTGATCTCCCTCCATCGTACCAAAGACGTCTTTGCATACAGGACAGATGGGTCCCAGGCTTTTCTCTGCCTGTTGGAGACATTCCTCACAAAATTCATGTTtacacttcagctgtttcttATTGGTAAATGTGTCCATACATATAGGACACGTGTCCTCATTTTTGTCTTCTCCTGATGCTCCCCCTGCTGTAGGTGCTTCTGTGTTGTCATTGCTGTACTTTGATTGTCCATTCAGCACAGGTCCACTGGAGGCCCCCTCTGTCCAGAAATCATCCCTTAGGTTCTTTGGTGAACCACTGAACCCACTGGCTCCACGGTGCTGGGTGAAGCCCAATGGTGTTGTTGTAAACCTCTGGTACAGATGAAGAAGAGCTCTGACAGCATGGCTCTCCATTGCCACATTTCCTCCAGAGCTTCTGTGACAAGCTTTGACATCAACTTTGCCTTGACTGACACCGGATTCTTTAAAATCCACACCAAACTTCGCTTTGATCGTATCTAATTCATCATTAATGGAGGAAATCATCTGCTTCCAGTGGCTCTCCTCCATCGTTAGTCCTGCTTCAACAAGAGGGTCTTCAACATTCATGTCAATCTTCACTGATGTGTCATGAGACGCCCATGTGGACTCTCCAAAAgtagtgttgtttttctgtgctgcaTTTAGGGACTTCCTGACGGCTTCTCGACCCTGACTTGGCCCAAATACGGTCATTTCTTTAGAAGACAGAGTGAGCAAAAGcttatttttttcaatgattttcATTGTGTCCTTCCACTCTTGTGGATTCATGTGGTTGATATCAATAATTGAGCCTGTGGATTCAGGCAAGCAATTCTGGACAAGCCTTATGAACTCAGAGAGAGCTTTGGGTCGGTCTGCATCTGTCTGGTTTGGTTCAGGTGTCACCTTCACTTCTGCCAGGATTTTAACTCCAGTCTCTTTCTCTATAAGATCAATTTTCTCCCTGTACATGTGGTTCACGTACCAGTAAAGACTAACTGGGACAGAAAGCTTAAATGTCTCCTCTCCATCTGGAGAACCAGCTGCTGAACCGCTGAGAGAACGTGAGTCCCcaagtttaatttttttctgaataaaaGAGAAGTGTATTAATATAGTGAGTGTAAAAATCAAGTCATACTGGTTGAATACATAGTACATACATCTGGTGGCTCTGACATAGATGGAGGCAAAGTGTTCAATGAAACATCCTGCAGTATCAGACTAACAGACATTATTGTGACTTTTTGCccatctctgcagctcagtgtttgtCCTTCCAGCTCTTGAAGTTCACTCATggctttaaattaaaaacagacataaaattaatttgccagacaaatacaacaataacaatatataaCACAGAATGGTGCCCAAAACAAGTTGTACTATAACTGTTATAAAGcaactgaataaaaaaagtgCACCCAAACATTTCCCTGATATTGTATATAATTAGACATTAAtacagaaaactgaatgaatgtTATCGGCCAATGTAAAGATATGTATGTAATCAGTTGGATATATGATATGTCACTGTCACAAACATAGTCATACTTCACCTGAGGCAGGTGTGATCTTTATCACAGCATCTCTGAGGAACCCAATAACTGAGCagcttttctccattttctgtttgttgaacCAAGTCTGAAGAACTTTCTGAAGTTTAACGCTAGGTCTCTCTGGTGGACCAGGCTCTGACCAGTTCACTGAGAGCTGAAGGAGAGTCCCTCCTTGAGCCTCTGATGAAGGCCCTGAGGTCTGAAAATAGTTTGAGTTGAAAACTGTTCAAACTGAGTCATATCAGATAAGTAATATCAAAAATACAGTGAAACTGAAGccaaactaaaaacacacacacacaagcaccaACTACTGTTAAATGGTGAGTCCACAGACTATTGACAGGCTACtgcaaaaaaatacacactccCCAGCAACAAAAGGAGTATTATATTATAGAATTATAACTTTATGTAGCCGATTTCATTCCATATctgtaatattttctttgtctgaCAGTGAAATCTGAACTAATGAATTAGTGAAATCAATGTAGTCTATCTGCTCCATAATGTCTCAGACCCTGTGATGTATTTTTGACAGACAAGTCACATTCAGCTCATCAGACATTTCCTTAATATTggtgcattaaaaaaagaagaaagattgTTCGTAAGTGCCAAATGTGGAGTCCAGGTCCAGTCCCAGgtccctgtgtgtgtgacttcagTGTGAACTTAAGTCCAAGCCCCCTTTTCTCAGTATCCTCTTCTCAAATTAATAATCCCCAAGTTCTTTTAACACCTGTACTTTCATACAGTGTTCACCCAGATGTGGTCACTCACAGCGCGCATGGACTCTCCCACGTCATGGCCTGGCAGGAAGTCAGCAAACCTCCTTTAAAACACACCACAGATGTGTCTGTATAAATTTGCTGTAGTCAACCGTAAATCATTTCTATAGCAAATATTGATATGCTGCTTTTACTTTCTTCGACTCACCCGAACATGTCGGTTCTGACAGGTTAGTGTCCGCAAAGACCAGCTTTTTAAGAGCACCTCTACCACGGCTTTTTGGGGGTTTCTAAGCGCTTGCACACAAACACGGTGCGCAAAAATCTGTTTAGACACAAGACTAAATGTGGCTCGTCGAAAAAATGAAAACGAAAGTGTTTGCAACTTCGCAACATCTACAAACAGAAACCTGACGTGACGAGAAAAACAGGCTCGGTAGGGTTGAATTACTTCCTCCACTagtgtgtatttattatttgtctCCAGCTGCCAAACGGCGAAAACTCACGAAATGTACCGCACACATCTGTTCATAGTtgactaaataataataataatatcatgATCCGCacttttggacttcctgtttcttttattttggaaaggatcatgacaggatctagttttgtttcatttttgttcactttactttgacctgattagttgatttgtctcacctgttccttgttttgtctctctgttcATATACCTCTGTTGAGTCATTGTTTGCTTGACAGGTTGTCTGCCTACCACAGCCCGACACTgccctacacagccctacacagccctacacagccctacacTGCCCTACACAGCCCGACACTgccctacacagccctacacagccctacacaGCCCGACACTgccctacacagccctacactgccctacacagccctacacagccctacactgccctacacagccctacacagccctacacagccctacacagccctacactgccctacacagccctacacagccctacactgccctacacagccctacacagccctacactgccctacacagccctacacagccctacacaGCCCGACACTgccctacacagccctacactgccctacacagccctacacagccctacactgccctacacagccctacaGAGCCCTACACAGCCCGACACTgccctacacagccctacacagccctacactgccctacacagccctacacagccctacacagccctacacaGCCCGACACTgccctacacagccctacacagccctacactgccctacacagccctacacagccctacacagccctacaGAGCCCTACACAGCCCGACACTgccctacacagccctacacagccctacacagccctacacagccctacactgccctacacagccctacacTGCCCAACACTGCCCTACACTgccctacacagccctacactgccctacacagccctacacTGCCCTACACTgccctacacagccctacacTGCCCTACACTgccctacacagccctacactgccctacacagccctacacTGCCCTACACTGCCCTACACTgccctacacagccctacacaACCCTACACTgccctacacagccctacacagccctacacTGCCCTACACTGCCCAACACTgccctacacagccctacacTGCCTACACTGCCCTACACAGCCTACACAGCCTCTACACGCCCTAAGAACTGCCCCCTACCCACTGCCCTACACTGCCCTAACAACCCCTACACAGCCCACACTGCTTAACACTgccctacacagccctacacagccctacacTGCCCTCACACTgccctacacagccctacacaGCCTCTGCCCTACACgccctacacagccctacactgccctacacagccctacacagccctacacTGCCCTACACTGCCCCACACAGCCCTACACTGCCCTAGCCAATGGGAAGGAGTTTTCTAGTTTGCCTTGCTTTCATTGCTTCACATTTGAGTTTCCTTCCTGCGTTTTCGTTCATGGATTTTCACCTTGTGTTaagtgttctgttttttttttgtctgtgttctcaccatgtcttgtgtgCTCATGTGTTCCAGTTTTGCCTTGTTACCTTGTCTATGTTAACTCCCTTCGTTCATGTCTTGTTCCCCTTGTGTTCCATgttcatgccttgattcccctttcatgttcatgttcccctttggtctggtgagtcccctcagtgtgtgtgacccagaccctcaagCCTTGTTCCCTCctatttcatgttcatgttccccttttggtctggtgagtcccctcagtgtgtgtgacccagatcctcAAGCCTTGTTCCCTCttatttcatgtttgtgttcctTTTCATGTTCCATGTCCCTTGTTCGTCTGGGGTGACCCCAGCATGTGTATGTCACAGGTCCCACGTCTTGTCCCCACTGTGTTCCCGTGCTCACGTTTCTGGTAATACCTTGTTTTCTGTTATCTGGTTTTTTGGTTGTAGGTATcgtctcctgtttttctctgttcttgtttttttggttaaataaaGTTTGGTTTCagaccttgagtaccagagtgggcgcattATTGGTCctaaacaaattttaaaaccCAGAATCGTGACAAATAATagttgtaattattattattgctgttttattGGTATATAACAATATAATTGGAGATTATTTTAAATACCATGACATATATGAATGTTAATTAATGAggattattaaattaaattattgatttttatattattggGATTATTGGGATGGACCTAAAGTAATAGCAACTATGTTATATGATTGTTAGGATAACACAGAATTTATTCGTAGCTTAACTGTCAGTGGCTGCAACCATATGGTTAAAGGGGAAAGAATTGGAGGTGGGAGTAAATAAGTTCTACTTCTTTcgagcttttttttttgtttgtttttttaaatctacgTGTAATATTCAGagatatacatttttatttatctacatATGTGTATAGCTTATATGCTGCATGCATATAAATACTTGTATTTAGCATTTTCCACTGTGAATATTgtacacatttttcttcataaGTTCGAAATAAATcaatgtttgtatgtatgtatatgttaCTACGATGAGCAGTCAGAGATAAGTCTAAGCCATGGGTGTAACACAGGGACTCCATGGtggtgaagaaccagagaaccaagggaCACTGTGGTAAAGGACATGCGGGCGAAGTAGCGCAAAGACCGGCCAATGGTCACTGGAAGTTCCGGTCTCCTGGTGGTGGGGAAGGACCAGAGAACCTAGGGACACTGTGGCAATGGAGCGCAAAGACCGGCTAATGGACCAAGAGCACCTTCGCCGGATGCTGCTATATTTTTGGCTTtgggatataaaaaaaaaccaaacaatctGTCATTGATATTTTGTAATGATTATCCCCTGATGTTCCTCCCTGCTTTTGGAATGAAAGTagtacaaaacacattttttttcaatcaaGATCAATTCATATACCAATTACCACATGTCCTATATtttttcaataataaaataattaactgtatgaaaataaaaacaaaactgagaaatcttatttttttattttttgaccaTTTTTCACCACACAGTAGCCCATCTAAGGTGAAATCTTTGCAAATATACAGATTCAGACACACTGTGATTGAATTAAGATGAAGGTGTAACATAAgtcttgtgaaaaaaaaaaagaagctaaaaacagcacagtcctgtgaaatataaaatcatgtacgaatgatataaaacagatcTATAATACTGAAATGGCATTAGCATTTATGAGCAGTACATAAAAATTAATAATCAAAAAATGATTGTGCCCTTCAAACATGATACTCTCAGACGAAAAACATACCTGCAGCAATACATGAGCAAATCCAGCAACTAAATATGGCGTCATTCCTTACATCTTTCACTTGCTGAGCTCAGTCTTAAAACTATTAATTTCTCCTACTAACCTGCTTTTTATCCTTGACAACTCCTAAACTTCAGGCTACTGATCTTTGGTGAGACTATTGAtgtatataaatacacaatGCACTTCAACTATATAGTACATGTCAGTACTCAAAGCTGGGTGGATGCAGGTAAGActgtcacagtgacacaaaatGCAGAGGAGGGTGGCGAAGAGGGAGAAGGCCTCAGTGTGAGTTGCAGCAAAGACACTGCCAAGTGATGAAATCATCAGCAAGCAGTGCAGTTATTCAGCTTCATCTTTCAGAGTGAACCTGGAATAAACAGAGGCAGAGTCATTTCAGGAAGCCCAGTTAAGTGACACCATACTTCTCACAGCACTCCTGCAGCATGATGCATTTCTCCATTGTGCTTACACACATTCAGTATGTTAACGGTCTCCTCAAAGCTCCACAGCTCTGATGTGTTTAGCTTTAGCTTGGTGAAATACAGATGTTTGGAATATTTGGAGAAACTTTGATGAGAGTTTTCCATGTTatgtatgttttgatgttttctccACCTTCAATGTGGAATCTAATATTTCAAACTGACCTCAGCCTCCATTAACTTGTCACTTTGTACATCTACAGACAGAAAGTGCTTCATATTTTTCCAAAATATACTTAATAGACACAAAGTATATTTTGGGTGgagtataaataaaattcaaatgcAGGCTTAAGAAATTTCGGTCGGCTCCGCTCACCATCCTGTGACACCAGAAACCAGGTCAACCTCAGCCAACTCGATTTGCACCTGAAAGCAGGAATGACATGTTAACATCTGCACGTCTTTGATACACTACACTACAAACGTAAGAGTGAAAGAAATTAAAAGTGTTGCTGCCACTTCTAGAGAGAATTCTCTTAATGTGTGTGATAGTCTTATGTGATTATGACTCTAAAGGTCACTTGAGACTGTTGAGACTGAGGCTGCCTTTTGACCCAGTCAGGCATCTGTACATCACATCACTGCTAGTAAACAGGACAGGACAGTAGGGTCAGTGAGAGGTTAGGAACGGCTTATGATGTGAATTTGTTTGGACTCTCATTAGACCCTCTACTGGCTGAAAAATGAGATATTGTAGGCTTAAGTCATCCTGACCTGTCCAATGACGTCAGGGCCCCTGAACGAGGCCGAGTTATTcttcactgaaacactgaggcGCTTGAATCTCGTCTCCTCCGCAGGCAGATCATACTCAAACCTTAAAGAAGATCACACAGATGGTGAGAGTTACACAAGAGAGAAAATCTAACAaacattcaacacatttgcacagTTAGTTAATTACCTTTCATTGTATTCTGGGTTCAGGtcttttttcttcactgctgtCTTCTTCTTTGTGGCCTTGCTTTTGTCTGGCAGCAGCATGATGGAGACATAACTGTCTACACCATCTTTACCTTGAGACAGCAGACCTCTGTACACAGAAAAAAGTCAATCTTACATCATTTTACATGCAAAGGGTTAAGAATATTTTTAGAAAGCCCCAGTATATTAGGGCAGTACAACGCCTCTGTCAATAGACAGCAACGTGCAAAGTTTGTTTGTGAAAATCAGATTTATGCTCCTTTATAATTTCTCCTACAAACTGCGTTTAGGCTTCTGCAGCAGCAAGATAAGCTtcttaaaactaaaactgatgATGTGATTCAGTGTTAGGACACTGAAATAGAAGCAAATTTCTTATAAAGTCTGAGCTGACATCAAATATTTTGCTGCACTGTTTGAGGAAACACACCTGCAGGCATGGATGACGACAATGAACTTTCTCTCCTGTGAGGAATACGAGAGCGACAACTTCACCTGCCCATTTCCAGATCCACCGGCAGAGACAGCACAGGGCAGAGTCCCTGCACTGATCATATCCACCATTTTGGAATTCAGAatctaatgaaaacaaattcacagcaacaacaaaaggCAGGAAATATTTATTAGtgaaaaatacagtgttttaaTAAGAGAGTATCTCATGATGGGTTTTCTCTGGTACCTTGAGTTCTGCCCTCAGGAGGAGCTGACTCTCAGGCGAGGCTCCGTCCAGATGGAACCACTGATCCAGGACTAACTGTGGTTCCGCAAGCAGGTTCTTGATGGGAATCACCAGAGATCCCATTGGCTGGTCCCAGCCACTCGACAACTGCCATGTAAGGGATGGagaaaaaatatgtaaacacataaacacaaatccATTGATAACCAAAAGCGAAGACAGAgatggtttaaaaaaagtaaacGTCTTGCCTTTATTACAAGCATCTGGTGTTTAGGGTCACGGACCAGGAAGTGGAAAGACTCATTCCACTCAGGGTCGTTGCTTCTGTCACACAGCTTAAGAGAGATGATGAAAATGTAAGACAGAGTCTCTGAAATTGTAACTGACTGAACATACAGAACTGTGCATGAGGAGTCTCACTTTGGTTTTGTATGTTGTTTCACCCAGAACAAGCTCAGCTCCTGCTTTGGGTTCCTTTCCACTTTTCTTCAACTAAGTAGGAAAAGAGAGGCATCTAGGTTTTATTATACAGTAAGTGATATTTATTAACTGCTGCACAGGGTGAAAACAGATGCAGGGGACTTACGGGTAATGAATGTGCTCTCTCCAAATGAAcaaagagcagagcagcagaggggaCAGCTTTGTTCTGATAAGACTGGAGAGACTGAAGCTGCAGTACCTGCGACATGAAGCACAGCCAGTTAGGACTGACAGTTATGTTGTAATGTGATTAATGGGCCCTGCCTGCTGCAATGTGACTCAGCTGCAACTGCTTTCTCGGGTACACACTTAAACTGGGTGTAAAGACGGACCTGGTCAAGTCTGATTGAACTGGACACCTCAGGAACCCATTCCAGTATCAAGTGAACCTGCCCAGACTTCACATCATTCAGAGTGAACCACTgcaacagagacagaggcagtTAGAGAAGCAGGACAACGCCCTTCATATAAGGAAATGAAAGAGTTCAGAGATCACATTTGAACACTTAAGGTTATGACTAACCTGATCTGTGTACTGTGATCTGATGACCTCGTTTAGCTTGATACTGAATCTGTGAAGAAGTGTTGTGGTTAACAACAGGATTTCCAGTGCTAACATTCAGAAtcatattaacatttaatgAAAGCAACAATACAACAACAATAGAGTTTTAAAACAAGCATAAGTATTTCCCAGCTTGtatctaaaatttaaaaaaaatgcatttactgTTAGTTATACACTGATGCTTTCAAAATTACACGAAGTCAAAGCTGTTATTTGTGCTAATTCTTATCATGCAGATCAATGCACATGGGACTTTTTAGCTTGGGTACAGTACTAATACAAGTTACTGATTACCATAGAGAAGACACACACCTGCCAAGGAAGTCATCAGAATCTATATCCTTATCAAATGCTTCAAACTTGATCTCCTGGGTGTTGTTTCCAATCAAAACCACCTggtcaaagcaaacaaaacccCATATTTGTcaaaagatacacacacatctacatgCAACGTCATCCACTCAACGTAAAGTGCTTTAATATGTATGAGCTCCTCATACCTCATACATTTCATTCCATGTTGGGTTGAGATTCTTTTCAATGATGTGACTCTTAAATGTGACCCCCCCTATGTTGATCTTGACATAAGGGTCACTCTTGCCCTTCACCATGCCCCCCATCATGTTGTCCTTGGCAACCAGATTCTTGGCCTCCAGCAGGTGAATCCTCAGCAACCCCTGTAGGACGAACATAGTGAGCATCTGCAGCTTGTTCATGTGCAGCTTTTATAAACTGTATATTTCAGAGTGTCCCTGACCATCAGACGTCTGTGGACCAAACAGGAAGaattaacacaaacatgatTTTTTCCCCTTCATGTCATagtgaatatgaatattttttattcaaaacacTTAGATTCTTCAACCCCAACTATTTCTAAAGCTCTTGTTGGTTTGTTTCAACCACAAACGCTGCAGGCCTGCATGCAGTACTTGGCATGTTGTGACTACTACTAACATAAAGGCACTGTAATAGGTACAAATGAACTTTTATGAGATTAACAGACACCTGCCTCAAGTCTCTACTATAAATCTGGTTTATAAGAACATGTCTTCCTGttatttgttttcagtaaatgtGCCATTCAAACCATATTTCCTTCCTGACTTGACACATTTATTCTGAGCCTCCTATGTGGAGGTTGTCTAAGCAGACAGCCAGTGGACTACACAGCAGACCTGGTAAGAAAGCAAAGGAAGCTGAAACCATGCAGGCCTGCATACACAACATAACATGCTATTTTAAGACAAGAAGAAGTAGCATAGACCCAGTGGGTTATTTGACACTTAACGGCATAAATTCGCAAAAATTAATCACTACCTTACAGTGTCtatgtttattttgaacatttgaACAATTATCAGACTACACTGAATAATAAAACTATCTGAACAGGTCCaatgatggactggtgacctggtGACCGGCTtatcacccaaagagagctgggataggctccagcagatccctgtgacccgtAATagtgggtataaataatggatggatctgAAAAGGCGTAAATTAAACTCACCTCTTTACCAAAGTCTTGGCTTGGGTTGGTGTGTGGTGCAAGAACTTCACCAGCTTTGGGAGTTTCTGCTGGCCCCAGGGTTTTGGCAGGAAAGCCAGTCAGTGTGGCGTGGGCGAGGTCACCTAGACCAGTACTGTATTCACGTACAcagccagaaacacacagagattaAAATGAGGTTTCTTTGTGGTGATCACCAAAAAGCAAGCTCCAAACCAGAatgaatatatacatgtatatatgaaTGGATAAGGTCTGcttattattctattattgcTATTGTTTTAACGTATGTGTCTCTGGCGCTCACCCCtttgtttgtatttgctttGGGTCAAAGTCTCTTTTAGCTGCTGTGTCCGCCTGCTTGGGATGCTCCTCTCTATCTGTTGGCTTTCTCACCAGCTGaagaaaatgacattaaaatgcTGAAGGTGCAAACAGACGAAGCCTAATTACGACTGACTGCCATGTGATATGACTCACTTCAGCTGAAGGGGATGTATCAGGTGCCGTGTGAATGGCAGGTGGTTTGGCAGCAGCACCCCTTTCAGTGGATGGTGCAGTGTGAGCTTCAGGTTTTTCAGGCACTGTAACggacctgaaaacacacagtgctgttaCAGAACACAACCAGATTCAGATGAACTGAACCTAATAAGGCAGAACGCGCAAAAGCCTTTTCCAGGTGAAAGGTAATTTTTAATTACTCCAGCAGCAGATTTGATGTGTGTATTATC
Proteins encoded in this window:
- the LOC113131069 gene encoding E3 ubiquitin-protein ligase DTX3L-like, whose translation is MFGRFADFLPGHDVGESMRATSGPSSEAQGGTLLQLSVNWSEPGPPERPSVKLQKVLQTWFNKQKMEKSCSVIGFLRDAVIKITPASAMSELQELEGQTLSCRDGQKVTIMSVSLILQDVSLNTLPPSMSEPPDKKIKLGDSRSLSGSAAGSPDGEETFKLSVPVSLYWYVNHMYREKIDLIEKETGVKILAEVKVTPEPNQTDADRPKALSEFIRLVQNCLPESTGSIIDINHMNPQEWKDTMKIIEKNKLLLTLSSKEMTVFGPSQGREAVRKSLNAAQKNNTTFGESTWASHDTSVKIDMNVEDPLVEAGLTMEESHWKQMISSINDELDTIKAKFGVDFKESGVSQGKVDVKACHRSSGGNVAMESHAVRALLHLYQRFTTTPLGFTQHRGASGFSGSPKNLRDDFWTEGASSGPVLNGQSKYSNDNTEAPTAGGASGEDKNEDTCPICMDTFTNKKQLKCKHEFCEECLQQAEKSLGPICPVCKDVFGTMEGDQPDGRMSWMTSSFSLPGFSKCGTIEITYSIPSGRQTKNHPKPGQPYHGITRTAYLPDNREGREVLRLLEKAFDQKLVFTVGMSRTSGLDNQVIWNDIHHKTSTSGGPQRFGYPDPDYLKRVKEELKAKGIK